One Burkholderiales bacterium genomic window, CTGCATCACGCCGGCGGCGGCTTTTCCCCTGCATCTCATCCAGGTGGATACGGTCGTTGCGCCGCGCCTAGCCCTCGTCGGCGATGCCGCGCATCAGGTGCATCCCCTGGCCGGGCAGGGCGTGAATCTGGGTTTCGGCGATGCCGAGGTGCTGGCGCGGGAGCTTTCCCGCCGCGGGGTGCGGGACTGCGGCGAGTTTGCCCTGCTGCGCCGCTACGAGCGCGCGCGCAAGGAGGACGTGCTGGCCATGCAGTTCGTCACCGATGCCCTCAAGGAACTCTTCGCCCATCCCCATCCCGTGGTGGGCGTGCTGCGCAACCTGGGGCTTTCGCTTACCCAGCGGGCGGGTTTCCTCAAACAGGCACTGGTGCGCCATGCGCTGGGTACGAGTTGAGTGAACCCGGAGATGAAACGGCGGTTCGCCACGATCTGTTCTCTCCCGCCTCTTCCGGAAAGGGGAGGGGCATGGGGCAACGCTTTGCGTTCTACTACCAAAGAAAGGAAATCATGATCTCCCGAGTGCTGTCCCGTTTGTGCGTGCTCTTCCTTGCCGTCTCCACCGTGGCCTGTGCCGACGAAAATTCCGTGCGCAAGGAACTCGCCACGCGCTTTCCCGACATTCCCGTCTCCTCGGTGCGCAAGGCGCCGGTCAAGGGCCTCTACGAAGTCACCGCGGGCCAGCAGGTGTTCTACGTGGATGAGAAGGTGGATCACGTGATCCTGGGCAATATCATCGACACGCGGAACAACCGCAATCTCACCGCCGAAAGACGCGAAGCCCTGCTGCGCGTGGATTTCGCGAGCCTCCCCCTCGATGATGCCATCCGCATCGTGCGCGGCAAGGGCAGTCGCAAGCTTGCCGTCTTCGAGGACCCCGACTGCCCCTACTGTCGGCGCCTAGAGGCGGAGCTTGCCCGCATGGATGACCTCACCGTCTATGTGTTCCTGCTGCCCCTGGAACAGTTACATCCGGAGGCAGGGCAGAAGGCGCGCAAAATCTGGTGCGCCCCGGATCGTGCCCAGGCCTGGCTTGCGGCCATGCAGACGGGGACGCTCCCCGACAACCGGGGCGATTGCGACAATCCGGTGGCCCGCACCATTGAGCTTGCCAACAGGCTCAACATCCAGGGCACGCCGGCGCTGGTTTTTGAGAGCGGGCGGCTTGTGCCGGGTGCCATTCCCCGCGAGAAAATCGAGGAACTGCTCAACGAGGCAAAAACGGCGAAGGAGGGTGCGCGCAAATGAGCCGGGAAATGTGGGATGGCCATTACGCCGAGCCCCATTACATCTTCGGCACCGAGCCCAATGTCTTTCTTGCTTCGCAGAAAGCCCTGCTCAAACCAGGCCAGCGGGCGCTCGCCGTGGCCGACGGCGAGGGTCGCAACGGGGTGTGGCTGGCGCAGCAGGGGCTTTCCGTGGTGTCGGTGGATTTCTCGGCACCGGCGGTGGAAAAGGCGAGGCGGCTTGCCGCGGAGCGGGGCGTGGAGGTGGAGTTCCATGTCGCCGACGTCCTCGCCTGGGATTGGCCGCGGCAAGCCTTCGACATCGTGGCCGCCATCTTCATCCAGTTCGCAGCGCCGCCGGAAAGGGACATCCTCTTTGCCCGCATCAAGGAAGCGCTGAAGCCTGGCGGCCATCTCATCCTCCAGGGCTATACGCCAAAACAGCTCGAGTACCGGACCGGCGGGCCTTCTGCCGTCGAAAACCTCTACACCGCGGCCCTGCTTAGGGAAGCCTTCGCCGACATGGACATCCTGCACCTTCGGGAACACGAGGACTTCCTCACCGAGGGGACCAAGCACTATGGCATGTCCGCCCTCATCGACATGGTGGCGCGGAAAAGATGAAGGGCGCCGGGCCCTGCGCTTTTCCCGCGGCAGGAGGCGGACGCCCCGCCCGGTGGTGAGATGAAGCCCGGCAGCCTGAGCGTTGGCCCGCCCGCGGCGCGTGCCCCCCTGCGGCTTACCGTTGCGCTTTTGCTGTCCACCCTGCTGCACGCGGCGTTGTTTCTGGGGGTGCGCGTGGGGACGGTGGAGCGAGCCGGCGCCGCCCCCCGTCCGCTCACCGTGCGCCTTGCTGAAGTCTCACCACCGGCAAAGGCGTCCGCCGATGTTGCGCCCGCCGCTCCCGATGCTCCCGTTGCGGCACCGGCAAAGGCGGTGCCCGAAGCCCAAGCGCCTGCTTCCACCGCGCCGACACCCACCCCCACCCCCTCCGAAGACGCGGCCCGTCCCGGCATGCCGGAAGAGGCGGCGGGTGCGACCACCCTGGACCTTCCTCTGCCCCCGGATCCCACCTACTACCCGGCGCGGATGGTGGACGAACACCCGGTACTGGTCAGCGGCGGCAAGCCCGTTTATCCTGAGGAAGCCGCCCGCAATGACCTGCGCGGCGAGGTGATCGTGCTCATGCTCCTCAACGAGCACGGTCGTGCCGACGAGGTGAGCATCGTCGAGGCCAAGCCCGCCGGGCACGGCTTCGAGGAAGCGGTCATCAACTGGCTGCGGGATGCCCGCTTCCGGCCCGCTATGCGCCAGGGGCGCGCAGTCAAGGCGCGGGTGGTGTACCACGTCACGTTCGAGCCCTGAATGTCTTTACCACGAGAGGAGACCGTCATGAGCAGAATCAACATCGCCTTCGGCTTTTTCTTCCTCGCCCTGTCTGCCGCGCTGGGCCCCTACATGCTGCTCAAGCTCCATCCCACCGCCAACCAGGCGCAGGAAGGGCGGGTGGCGGCCACCGGGCGGCTGGCGGAAGTGGCCGGCGCCAACTACGACGATCCGGAGACGCTTGCCCCCATCACCGCCGACAAGCTGGGGCGCCTGGTCACCGACGCCGTACTGGCCATCAACCGCGAGATCAACGCACGTGCCCCCATCGACGCGGTGCGTTCCGGTCCCCACGTCCATGGCAACCTGGAAGCCCTGCTCAACATCGCCGTGGGCGTGGTGATGCTCTTCGTCTCCTGCAGGCCCGCCTGGATGAAACAGGTCATCGGCTGGCTGTTCATCCTGGGTACCCTGCTCCATTCCGGGATGCTCTATCTCGCCATCGTCTTCAATCAGAGCTGGGCGGGCCAGATTCTCGGCACCGGCATCGGTCCCCTCATGATCCTGGCCGGAATGGTGCTCGCCGGCCTGGCGGTCGCCCTCGGCTGGCGGGGACAGGTGACAGGGGACAACTGAGGCGGCAGGCATCAGGGGTCAGGGGTGAGGGGTCGGAAACTGTACCGACTCCTCCGTGGCTTCCCCTCTCTGCCTGTCCCTTCGGGCGCATGGTAGGTTTTGGGGTTTGGTTTTTGCACGCGACATGTCTGCTGCCCTTGCGCGGCGCTCCTTTTAACCCAGATTTGTCATTAGGGCGCGCGATGATGGCGAGCCGGGTTTCGAACAGATTCGCGCACGGGCGACGAGCCCATAGCGAGGCCTATGGGTGAGGAGCACGGGTGCGAAGATGCCGAAAGACGGCCGCCAGGGCGCGCGCAGGCGGGGATGAAATAGCAACGCAGATGCGATTCGACTCACCAAAGCGCCAATCGAAGGCACAGGCCGGCCTAATGACAAATCTGGGTTTAAAGTGGGCCGACGGACCCATTTGGTAGAATCGTCTCTCATAGACATGCGAGACTGACAGGAGGCACTCATGGCGCATATTCTTTTAAGCTCGGTGGCAGCGAGCATCACCGAGCTCAAGCGCGATCCCATGGGGACCGTGGCTGCGGGGGAGGGGGCGCCGGTGGCGATTCTCAACCGGAACGAGCCTGCGTTCTACTGCGTGCCGGCCGAAGTCTTCGAAGCGCTCATGGAGAAGTTGGAGGACCTGGAGCTCAACGCCCTTGCGGATGCCCGGCTGAAGGACGGTCAGCCGCTGCGCCGGGTCGGGATCGATGAGTTATGAGCTCGCTTTCCACCCGGCAGCCTGGGAGGAGTGGAACCGCCTGGACCGGCCGATCCGCGAGCAGTTCAGGAACAAACTCCGGGAACGCCTTGAACAACCCCGCCTCGCCTCGGCACAACTTGCCGGACATCCCCATCGCTACAAAATCAAGCTGTGGGCAGCGGGCTACCGACTCGTCTATGAGGTCCGGGATGGCGAGCGGCTGGTCATCGTCGTTGCCGTAGGCAAGCGGGAAAGAAACGCCGCCTACACGACCGCAGCCAAGCGGCGGACGTGAAGCAAGGGGCAGGAAGCAGGGATCAGGAATCAGAAACTGCCCGAGCCCTCCGTGTCTTCTGTGGTTTTTCCTCTCTTTTCCCGCTCTAGCGTGCGCCATGGCAGCTTTTTTGGCTTTTGCAGCCGGCGGGTTTCGCTTTGTTTTCTTGGCTAGCCGCTGCTCCTGTGCCTTGAGCCTGATTGCTGTTTCCCTCACTGCCCTTTCGGTAGCAGGACCCACATCCGGCCGGGGGCGCGCATGGCGCCTGCCAGTTCCCCGGCTTCTTCGCCGAACCCCCAGAAAAAGTCGGCGCGCACGGCGCCTTTGATGGCCCCGCCGGTGTCCTGGGCGAGCATGAGGCGGCGTAGGCTTTGCTTGCTCGTGGGCCAGGTGGTGGCCAGGAAAACCGGCGCGCCCAGGGGCACGGCGCGGGGGTCCACGGCGAGGCTTCTGCCCGGCGTCAAGGGCACACCCAGGGCGCCGGGGGGGCCATCCGGCCCAGCCGCCACGGGCGGCAGCTCGCGGAAGAAGACATAGCTGCCATTGGCGGCAAGAAGCTGCGGCAGTTTGTCCGGATGCTGCGCCGCCCACTGCCGGATGCCCTGCATCGTGGCCTCCTGCACCGTGAGCTCGCCCATTTCCACGAGCCTGCGGCCGATGGAAACATAGGGGTGTCCGTTCTGTTCCCCATAGCCCACGCGCAGGGTTTCGCCATTGTCGAGGAGGATGCGGCCCGAGCCCTGGATGTGGAGGAAGAAAAGGGACAGGGCATCGTCCACCCAGGCCAGCACCCGGGCGGGAAGCGGCGCGCCGGCGTCGATCTCGGCGCGGCTGTAGTAAGGCAGCACCCGGTTGCCCACGAGTCTGCCCCGCAGGCGGTAGGATTTGAGCTCGGGATAGACGCTGGCGAGATCGATCACCAGCAGATCCTCCGGCACGCCATAGACGGGATAGCGGAAACGCTCGGAGGGGGTGCGGCTGCCCCGCAGCAGGGGTTCGTAATAGCCGGTGATGAGGCCGGTGTCGCTGCCATCGGCGGCGGCCAGGCGGTGGGGGGTGAACCAGCGCTCGAAGAAGGCTCGCGCCGCTTCGTCATCCTGCGGCGTGGTCCGTCCTGCTGCCTCACAGACTGCGCCCCATTCCGGCTTTTGCGCAAGCACCCGGCAGCCGGTGAGGAAAGCGGGCCAGGCGGAGGCGGCGTCATTTTCCGCCCACCCTTCCACCTCGCTCCAGTCTATGGCGGTGAGCACGGGGGCGGTGAGCGGGGGCGCGGGCACCGGCGGTTTCGGCGGTAGG contains:
- a CDS encoding DsbC family protein, which encodes MGQRFAFYYQRKEIMISRVLSRLCVLFLAVSTVACADENSVRKELATRFPDIPVSSVRKAPVKGLYEVTAGQQVFYVDEKVDHVILGNIIDTRNNRNLTAERREALLRVDFASLPLDDAIRIVRGKGSRKLAVFEDPDCPYCRRLEAELARMDDLTVYVFLLPLEQLHPEAGQKARKIWCAPDRAQAWLAAMQTGTLPDNRGDCDNPVARTIELANRLNIQGTPALVFESGRLVPGAIPREKIEELLNEAKTAKEGARK
- a CDS encoding class I SAM-dependent methyltransferase; translated protein: MSREMWDGHYAEPHYIFGTEPNVFLASQKALLKPGQRALAVADGEGRNGVWLAQQGLSVVSVDFSAPAVEKARRLAAERGVEVEFHVADVLAWDWPRQAFDIVAAIFIQFAAPPERDILFARIKEALKPGGHLILQGYTPKQLEYRTGGPSAVENLYTAALLREAFADMDILHLREHEDFLTEGTKHYGMSALIDMVARKR
- a CDS encoding TonB family protein, which encodes MKPGSLSVGPPAARAPLRLTVALLLSTLLHAALFLGVRVGTVERAGAAPRPLTVRLAEVSPPAKASADVAPAAPDAPVAAPAKAVPEAQAPASTAPTPTPTPSEDAARPGMPEEAAGATTLDLPLPPDPTYYPARMVDEHPVLVSGGKPVYPEEAARNDLRGEVIVLMLLNEHGRADEVSIVEAKPAGHGFEEAVINWLRDARFRPAMRQGRAVKARVVYHVTFEP
- a CDS encoding type II toxin-antitoxin system Phd/YefM family antitoxin; translation: MAHILLSSVAASITELKRDPMGTVAAGEGAPVAILNRNEPAFYCVPAEVFEALMEKLEDLELNALADARLKDGQPLRRVGIDEL
- a CDS encoding type II toxin-antitoxin system RelE/ParE family toxin, whose product is MSYELAFHPAAWEEWNRLDRPIREQFRNKLRERLEQPRLASAQLAGHPHRYKIKLWAAGYRLVYEVRDGERLVIVVAVGKRERNAAYTTAAKRRT
- a CDS encoding murein transglycosylase A, translating into MGFLLGGRARCAPGFIPLQFTRWGGLRPQAAWFFLLLALAGCALPPKPPVPAPPLTAPVLTAIDWSEVEGWAENDAASAWPAFLTGCRVLAQKPEWGAVCEAAGRTTPQDDEAARAFFERWFTPHRLAAADGSDTGLITGYYEPLLRGSRTPSERFRYPVYGVPEDLLVIDLASVYPELKSYRLRGRLVGNRVLPYYSRAEIDAGAPLPARVLAWVDDALSLFFLHIQGSGRILLDNGETLRVGYGEQNGHPYVSIGRRLVEMGELTVQEATMQGIRQWAAQHPDKLPQLLAANGSYVFFRELPPVAAGPDGPPGALGVPLTPGRSLAVDPRAVPLGAPVFLATTWPTSKQSLRRLMLAQDTGGAIKGAVRADFFWGFGEEAGELAGAMRAPGRMWVLLPKGQ